TCCGCCCTCTCCTCAGCGGAGTAGCGTTAGCAACAACATTCCTACGAAACCATCCTCCTTTAAGCAGTGAgaattctttctcttcccctacTCGCATAATAAATTCCACCCATTTCCCAGGGAACTGATCCTTTATTTAGGAGAAGCTCAAACATCAACGCTTCCTGCGAAACACTACGTCTCTGTTGAGCACAAAAGCCTTTTGTCTGCAAACTTGCAATTTAACAACGCCGCAGCGGCACGCAAGGACTAAGACTCTTAGCAACAAATGATGACAACCGTGcacgtttttttaaaaattttatttgtcaaagaaaaaaaaaaggcaatagcCAATTGAAAACCTACTTAATCTTTAACTccaatttttgtcttttaaatttagAGAAATgacttatttacttttttttttttaaacaaacccccctttttcccctttaacGTTTACCATCTACTCGTGCTGAATCCTTCCAAGGAGATTGCTCCAGCGTACCTCTCCAGGTCCTCGCTTTGCTCCTTttaccaaaaaaatgaaaaactccATCGTGCATCTTAAGGGCTCCAATCgtcaaaaataggaaaaaaaaatctttggaataGCCAATTgagttgaataaaaaaaaaaatccacacgaATGCGGTTTGGTTGGGGCAGGAATCCACTCCTATGTTCCTGGTAATTTGATCCCGCTCCATGAATCCTTGTAATTCAGCCTCCCTATCCTATCCACATTATGATTTGAATCCAATGATCCAGCTCCAAGGATTGGGATCCAGTGAGCCCTCTCCAATCCAAACCTTTATaaccagcaaaaccaaaaaagaggAGGCAAAAAGTTAGatactgtaatgaaaaaataGGATTCTGGGGAATGATCAGTTATGTTTGCCATCAATTAATACAGATGTACATTAATAACTATCAATTCCCCAAAACAAACTTTTGAATGGTGATGCTCAGataatttttagaaatgttaaTTACTATTTGGAGGAAACATTGTAATATTTACAATATGTCAACTGAAAATGCCAACATACTCATTGCTCATACGGTGGTGTGCTACAGGTTTTGTGGTTgcaaaaaatgtttatgaaactGGAAAAGCTTACAGCTAAAGCTATCCACCTACTGTCTGTCTGAACTACAGCTAGCACTCCCAGCTGGAAGGTAACAAAATTAACTAACCAGAGTTTTCAAACATATCGGTGAGTCAACTGTGAATTAGTCTGAGGGGGCAGGGCTGAGATTTAAGAAATTATTCCTAACTAGATTTCCTATTTTTGCTGTCAttctgatacttaaaaaaaaatgaaatagcaaCGCTGTATCAGTCACACAGAGGACATGCAGATTTTAGCAGTATTGATATTATACTCTGATTTAAACATACCCTTGATCTACTACAAGTGTACAAATACTACATAACATTAACACTTGTAACCAAATGCTGCATGACAAAGTAAACCAATACTCCCACCCCCGTCCCagtttattcctttaaaaaactaGAATGGAATCAAGAATTACAAAAGCAAGTATTTAGCCACAATtgccccccacaaaaaaaaaaaagatttaaagaaaagagCAATTGCAGTCTGCGGTAACTAGAACATGCCTGAAGTGACACGTAGGTGCACGTACTCAATTAACCTGTCTCTCAGTATAAGGTCAATACTGCCAAGTTCATCTGTGACAATAGCACTTGGAGTCATACCATTGCCTCCATTATTGATCTGATCCTCCTCAATCCTCCTTTTGACAATCCTAAAATGATTGACATGTGCTCCACAATCCTTTAATCCAAAGCATTCTTAATCCATCTCTTCAGATATGTCTACAGAAAGACACACGAAAAGGCAAGATAAAATATAAGATCCCCCAGAAGAGACAAGTTAGCCACAAACATCCCAACATCCCCAGCTCGTATAAACCATAGCTGAACACTGAGACATTTACACAGCAATACCACAGTTTGAAGAATGTTGGTATTTAACTAGAACTAAACCGAAACAATCCTGACTGACAtcaattaaaatacaatttaccAAAGACATGAGGGGAATGTTGATGTTAAGGAGCAAATACCCACTAGGGATTTTACACAAGAATGCAATTCAACACTTCAGCCAATTTGAATAAAAcagtttgaatttaaaaaaaaaaaataatgaaagactGTACTAAGTAAAGGAAAACTGTGTACAACATGGGGTTCTACAAAAAGATCAGAGCTAGTGATCGTTTATGTACGAGATCGGGATCTGCTGTGGCGGGGAGAGTAGCGTGGAGATCCTCTGCTTCTTCTTGGGGAATAACTGCGGCTTCTGCTGTTGCTTCGACTACGGCTTCTGCTACGACTACGGCTGCGTGACCGAGATCTTCCATAGCTTGGACTTCTTGGGCCATCAACTTTAACACGGATGTAGGCAGTTTCTCCCTATTGAATAGACAGAACTTTCGATTGAAAAGTCTAGGCTTTAGGGCCATCTTTTTAGGCATGCTGACAGACTGAAGATAGCGTTCACTACAGCACGGAAATAGACATCAAAGCTTTAAAGTCTATCTCCTGATAAACTGACCACCGACTTATTTAGCTGCTCTGTATATACACAGTGAACACCACACGTTCCTTACCTTCAAATCCTACTGTTAAGCCCCTTGTATCCAATTCTGGCCAAAGAAAGTAAGCATGAAACCTACCTCATGAGATCTAAATTTAGTGTTATCCAGTTTTCGCACAGCGTAGGTCATATCTTCCTTCCGTACAAACTCCACGACACCAGTGCCATCTCGGAAAACATCAGCATAACATACATCACCTGCTTCACGCATGTGATCCTTTAAATCCTGCCAACTTCCACTTGGAGGCAGCCCTATGTAAAAAGCAAGACGTTACTTTAAAACCGGATTATATTCTCACCTCCTGCAGCTAGAGCATCCACTCGCAGCAAACAAAAGAGACTAGCGAGCAGAGCTCTCCGCATCCTACAGACTGCATTCCTCCCAGGCTACGCGAGGTGATGCTTTTTAAGAAACAACTCGGAGCCGCAtgccctccccgcccgccccccccttcGCTGGGAAGCTTGCCTGGAGGACCCCGGGGGAACAACTTGGGCTAAAAAAAGAGAGGAATGACTCACCCGAGACGATCACTCTGTACTCCGAGCGCCGGGACGGGGGGCCGTACCTGCCCCGGGGGGCTccacccccgccgccgccgccaccgcctctGCCGGTGCCCCGGCCGCTCCGAGGGAACTCCACGCGGAGGCGATACCCATCGTAATCGTAGCCGTCCCGCCCGTAGACGGCGTCCTCCGCGTCCCTGCGAGACGGGACGGGGCGGTGAGGGCGGCCTCCAGCCCGCACGCCCCCCCCCGCTCTCCCCACGCCGCGCCCTGCCCACGCACCGCCCCCCCGCCTTTGttcccgcttcccgccggccccacCCCGCGccacccgcccgccgccgcccccctccccgggcccccggcagcggggccgccgcccgcaACGGCCCGAGACCCGTTAGCGCTGTTTGCGGGCGCCGATACacgggtggggagggggagctcccgggcggctgcccccgccgcaGGCCCGGGGCCGTGGGGGGACGCACGGAGGCCAGagaggccgcggcggggcccaAGCCCCGCGCCTCCCAGGGGAGCGCCCAAGGgtgagggggtgggaggggggggtgtctcacctGGGGTCCTCAAACTCGACGAAGGCGAAGGGCGGGCCCCCGCGGCGGTTCTTGAGGTCGATGTCGCGGATGGCCCCGTACTTGTAGAAGACGTCCTCGATGTCCTTGGTGCGGATGTCGGGGGGCAGGTTCCCCACGTAGATGCGGCAGTCGTTGTTGCCGGCTGGGCCGCGAATCACGCCCCCTCCGGACATGGCAAGGTCAGCAATGGCTGCGGCGGTGGAGGGCCGAGGCACGGAGAGCGGGCGGGcgagcgggcgcggggccgggccgagcagAAGGGAGCGCACACGCCGCCTCCCCCAACAACCGCTTCAAAATGGCGACCGCAGCTCCCCTCGCGCTCCTACTGCGCGCAGCGATTTCACCCCGGGCCGCAGCACCGCTCGCGCTGGCGGGGACCGAAGCGGCGCCCACGTCTTCCGCCGCGCAGTCAATCCTCCGTGCTGCGCATGCGCGGCTTCGCGGAAAAGTAGTTCCTCGGTTTTCGCCCCTTGGCGGCTCCACCGAAGAAGCCGAACCCGCGCCTGGCGGCGCCGCGCCGGAGCGCGAGGGTGAAGCGAGCTCGGTCCTCCCTCAGAAAGCCCCCGCTGCCCGCGGGGGGGAAGAACGCAATCCCCGGCCGCGGGTCTGACGGCGGCGGCAGGCCCTGTGACGTCACGTCCGGTGCGGCGTCCGCGCCAAGAAGGCCCGgccggggcaggggagggtgtATCCCACAATgcaccgcggcggcgggggcgcttGGCGCCAAGGCGGGGGGCGTGTCCCACAATGCACCGCGCGGGGCTTGGGGCGGGGGCGCcttgcggcggcggcgggggatggcggcggcgggagcgggtcCCGCTGCGCTGTGGGCTGGGGGGCAGCGCCCGCGCCCGGGACGCGGCTACGGCTCTGACGGGTTGGGCCGCGCTTAGGGGGCGGGGAAGAAGGCTCTGCCCGCCGACCGGGCGGGGAGACCGAGGCGGGCTGGGACCGGCTTGGCCACGCTGAGGCAAAATGGCTGCCCTGAGGGCCCAGGGAGGTGAATCCAGGCCTGGGCCCCTGCTCAGCCATGCGAGCATCCTGCTTACGTATCTCCTTCAGCAGAGCGTTAAGTTTTAGGGCTGTTgcgttttgttgtttggtttttgttttgttttttttttttcccgtaacACTCTGCTCTCCCATTTCAAAACACTGTATCATGGTGCTTAGGGGCTCTTACAGCGAACTGATCTCGTGGTCTGCTCTGGAAGGACACTCCAATTTGCTCTGCAGGCTGAGCACAATGGCTTTGGACAGAACAAACCTTAATGTACTTAGGTTTGTGTCTGTGTAAGTTAATAGAAATAGAAGAGGAGGAACAAGAAAGCATTTGAGATTGAGGCAAAGTCACATCTCAAGTGGACACGCTGATGAAAACATCGTGTCCTGAGGGCTGTGTGCTCCTGCAGAAGCGCGTGCTCTGTGGTGCATCTGCGGAGGCGTGATGTAGAATTACATGAGAAATGAGTACAAAAGAGGGCAGGAGAGGCTATCTTGGAGAAGAAGCAAGAAAATTATACAACAGCATTATGTTAGCAAGATTATAGTTTAAATAAAGTCACTTTAAAACACCAGTGCGGTAGTCTGGTTTGTCACAAAGCCCAAAAGACACGTTAAGGCGGTAAGCGGAGGGTTAGATGGTCAAACGACTGTAGCGAGCCCCAAACCCTTGGAGCAGCAGAGCCTCTGGCGCACCCGCCTCGCCCTCACCCAGTGTGACTCGTTCCTCTGCTCACGCCTCGCCGCTTGGCGTTCGGGTCGAAAATTGCTTTTGAAGTGCTGATTTTTTGTCTGATTCGCAAGATAGAATAGAGGGATGCTgctaaaaaatgtttgaaatcgTTGTGCTTTCGCAATCTGGGTGTCTCTCGTTTATCCCTTGGTATCTTTTGTATCGACACAAGCGAACCCATGTGGTGCCGGAAAGGTTGAGTCACTGTAAGCACCACAACGGGGTTGAAGTAGTATCTGAGTGTGTAGAAAAACCCTTTAGGCTCCTAATTTAATTAAGGGATTTTGAAATAGGGTTGTGCCTCTTCAGTGGAGTCTGTCGTGCATACTTCATTTTTCACGTGttaattaaaaatgcatattcCTCCAGAAGAACAGCAATCCTGATGAcacaattagaaaaatattatcagtAGAACATCACAACATGGTTGACTGTTTTAAATGCCTTTCGTTTTTCTCTCGTGTAGGTTAAAGGACAGCAACGTGCTCTGCTCTAGTGATTTTTAACATTGGTAATATCTATGTTCGATTGCTAGTGGTTTAAATAAAGACTGCTATTAATCACTGAAAAATGTTACGAGAAAGCCCATCTTCAGAAGTGGTGGTTCACAAAGTATAAACTGCTGAGTGTCTAGGGATTTTGTACATCTTTAAAAGAGTACTATGGTTTTACAATTCCGTTTGTAGTGGAGGACGATCTGGCGAGGGGGTGACTGCAGTGCCCCTGTGGTTCTGGCGTTGACCTACACGACTTCAGTGGGTGCTGTTGagtaaagaatttttttgaaCCAGCACAATTTAACAAGCTAATTCAGTTATTTGCCAGCTCAGTCGAAATACTTGTTGcatacaaaaaaccaaaaaacaaacaaacaaaaaaaacccaattcccctccccacaaaaaaacaaatctCAAACACCCCGAATACGCTTTTCCCAGGTGTAGGGAAGGCTCCATCCTTTGCCAAGAAACGAATATTTTGAAAAGCTTATTAAACTGCTGAAAGTTATTCTTAAAGGCATCATAAAATAATGGTGAGTCTGCCTGGTTTGCAAAAACCCTATTGCGTAGTTTCTTTTGTGTGTTAATAATCCTCATAACTGCGTTAAATGATTGCCTTAATTACCTTAATGAAGTGTCTCTTTATAGAAATATTGaatgttttcttcctcattatCTTTTTTAGCTCTGTGTTATCAGTGGAGTGCTTAAAACAGTTGGATAAGCTGCAGAACATTTATTTGCTTTGTCAGAGTCGCTTTTGGCTTTCTGGCAAAATGTATACGTGGAgaatcattaaaaattaattatgtagaaaataaattaatgggaAGGAAATGGCAAATAATcgtgctaaagaaaaaaaagcagcacgtCTGAGCTGGCTGCGTGCTGCCTCGCATCACCTCTACCACTCGCCTGGCTCCGTTAGCCAGAACCTGGTTTCCCTAAGCCTTAGCACGGTACGATCCAGCTGGGATTAGTCTGGACTAATCTTACTTTGTTGCAAAATAGCAGTTCATCAAAGCTCAGATTGTTTGGAAGAAAAGGGTCGTTTTTAAACCCAGCGTCTTAAATTGTAATTTTGGGCGGAGAGCTAAGCTTTGAATTGTCCAAACTTGCCGTTTCCCTCCATAACAGTCATCCTGAACACGCTGCTGGAGCCGTTTCTGTTGGCGTTTCAGCAGTAACGCGAGACGGCACAGACAGCGTCTTTGGAGCTTGAAATATAAAGCTCATATTTTGGGGGCCTTTGATTTCAACTAGTGCCTCAATAAAGTTGTTAACTTTCATAtagaaaaagatgcaaaaatacagtctgtgatttttttcagagaaactcTGAGTCCATTGATAAGACAAGGAAGGTGTGTGCAAGTTTGAAAATATTTCCCGTAAAAGTGGCTGGGGGCAGAGCTTGTTTCATTTATGAACATTTACGTGTAAGGAAAAAGGTTTCATGTGCACGTGCAGACACAACCCACAACACGCTCTGACGGTGTGACTTTTTTCTGAAAGGACACACACAGGTAGAGATTTAAAGAAAAGCCACCCAGAAGAGCAGGCTGCATCGACGGGTGTTTTCCACAGATAACACCACCACCCAAATTCAAATCATGCCTGGAAGGCGTTGtgaaaatgctaatttttagAAATCCTGAAACGCTGCTCTTTTTTCGTCATTAGAGCAGCGACATCGTTACGGCTGTAAGCACGGTGCGCTCGGCGGAGCCGGGACCGTAGGGTCCCCGGAGGTGGCGGCAGGACCCTCCGGTGCAGTGCCACGAGCCGCCTCGGCACCCCAGGCTGGCTGGAGGGGCGCAAGGAGGCAGAATCTAGTTAAATTGTATATGGATATTTGTCTTGCTCATAGCAATTAAgggtgaatttaaaaaaatatatatttaaaaaataaaaatcaggggGTTTGATGTGATTTCTGCTGTCTTGTTTTTATATTACTCTGATTTTCAGTGCCTGGTTTCACCTTTGGTTCAgagggtgaggaggggaagaggcagcAGTCAGTGCAGACTGAAGAGTTTAAATGAGCCCCCCCAGtttgttttaattcatttatttttctgggaAAATGTTCAGACAGTGCTCTGCGGGCTCCTTCTGCCCGCTCTCCATTGCTCCCTGCTTCCCGCCGTCACGGCGTATTCgctgctgctccctctccctgcctggcAGCATCCTCCAGAGCCTGACGTGGACGGAGGAAAGTGAATGCAAACTGTTAATGAAAATAAACCTGCGACGGAATAAATAAGCCAAAAGGAGTGGAGCCGTTTGGGTTGCTCGTTTCAGAAGGATCCTCGTGGTTGGGCAGAGACTGGCCGGCGAGGGTTTCCCCTGCAACCGCTCCTTCGcttcttttgctatttttatttctctgtgcaCTCCCTGGAGCGGCCTCCTTTCCCCTCGACGCCTTCCCCCGCCCCAGGCGTGCAGCACACGGCCGGGAGCCGCTGAGGAGCTGGGAGCTCGCCGGCCCCGCTCGGCACCTCCTTTCCCACCGCTTGTGCTTCGTCTCGGAGCGAACGGTGCCACCCCGGTACGGGGAACTGAGACAGCGGTGACGGAACACCGGGGAGGTAACGCCGAGCGAGCCAGGCCCTGTGGCgagagccctgtgctgcagggctTATTAAACCAGCAGCATGTTGTACGTGTCCATTAAAAGTATCGACAGAGTCTTGTTCGGTGTGTGGCACCTGTCACCGTCCCCACCGCGGCACAGCTGCGAAGAGCTCTGCATTTAGACATCCTGGGGGACGTCTTTGTGGCGGCCGTGCCACCGAGCTGAGCCTCAGGAGTGTGGGTAGAGCTGAATCTTTTTGTTCTCCAAAAATAACCCCAATTTGCTAGGCCTCGGTGGTTTTTAAAAGGAGGTTTTCCATTAGCTTTCCATCGGAGAGCTGCTGGCAGCGCTGCCGACGTCCCCGCTCCCTCTGAAAAGAGACAACAGGATGTGACGCCCGTGGCGTCAATGCAGGCTcgctgatttttttaatacaaggaaatggaatgaatgAGAAATGCATTAAAATCTGTTacaatcagaatatttttaaatacaaataaagcTTTAGCAGCTGTTTCATGGACACGTGTAACTTCCGTAAATATGTGAGAAAGGTGTGAGGGATTGTGATAACTGCTTGAGTACAAGAAGTCACGCAGACCAAGGTAGGAGGGACACCCAGCCATATATTTTTACTCTCTGAGCTCAATAAAAGGCAAACAAACGAGGAAAGATAAACTAGATGTTTACAAAAGGCCCAGGGTAGGAGCAGTTGCCAAGTTCCTCAGCAGTTTGCTGAGCCCAGTGCCCCGGCTAAAAGGCCTGTCTCTGTTCCCCCTGGAAATCCTGTTTCACGGCATTTTATTATCCAGATGTTCCCCATTTAGGAAACCTCACAGTTCATATCCCAATCGCTCTTAAAGGCGAAAGGTGCTTTTAATTTAGCAAGTTAAAATATGTTGTCAGAAATTAGGAGTGGAAACACCCCGGCTGTCTTCTACTGGCAGCGGCTGTCCTTCACTGCTGCACGGTGCAAGGCAAAATGGGACAGTTTCCAATTCTTGTATGGTACCTGACTTAACGGCACCATGGTAGCCCAACTAAAATACGAAATACATAGAagaaacctgatttttttctttttcttaatgcatCTTTTAGGTGCAGTTGCTTGAGGATATAGTAAATGAGAATAGCAGATCATTGCATTTTAGAGGCAGCACCCAAGCATGAACACCAGATATTATTTTGATAGTTTCCCGGGAAGCAAATTAACATTTTCATACTCTGAAATACCACACATGAGAAAGAAAGGCTCAAAGGAGAGTGAACTTCATGGGATGAGGAGCTCTGGGAGAGCTGGGCTGGCGAGGGCAGGGAGCCGCAGTACCGGGAAAAGCCTCGTTTCCTCCGTGGGAACCAGTTAACCGTAAACCCGACACTTTCGATCATGTTGTGGCGTATCAGAGGGTTTTACTGCTTCCTTCATTTGCCTTTCTAGAAGAGATTTTCATTAGACGTGCACCACTTTGTGTTTAAAGACACACGGTGGGTGTTTTGCAATGGGAACTGGATCTACAGAGTTTctcctctgcagcgctgctgggaACTGCGAAAGAAGCCGGTGGGGAGGTGGGACACAGCGAGGCAAAGCCCTTCCAGAGCAAACCAGTAAAACACTCTGTGCCGAGCTCCTTCCCACTCCAGCCCGCGTTTCTCCTCCTCGTCCAGGCCGGTTCCAAGCCCAGCACACGTTACTGTTGCCTTTGGGGGGGCTCTGCTGGCCCCCGGGGCTGCCACCACCAAGCACAGGTGTTCTCCACCGAcgtggggagcacggggctgcAGCTGGAATCTGCTTTCTGTTTGAAGCGGCGGCGATGCATCGCCgggctgtgcacacacacacacacaaacacacacacgcacgcacacacacgctgCTTCCGCGTCCATCCGATTTCCATTACGGCCCGTGTGGCTGCAGCTCTTTGCCCAGGGCCAGCCCCTGTGAGGCTTTTTTGCTGTtaacagcagaggaagaaagaaaaataaatggtgtGCTGCCAGTCCTAGGGGCAAACATAAAGCAGTGCCTCCATATACTTTTGTTTGCTCTGAGAGCATCAAAGACATcagtatattttttcttctagggcttttgtttggtttattattccCCTTTTtattcctcctcatcctcccggGCAGAGGGCAGCTTTGCTCCCTAACCAATTGCTTGCCTCTCTGGAGTTAATCGTAAGCTGAGCGCTGCAATGGACTAGGGCTGAAGTTCCCCCTGAGCACTGGTGGGACTGGGCTGAACTGGAAATGCACCTTCCAGACACTCGCGTTGGTGGTTTACACCGAGGGCACGGGTTTGGGTGCTGTGGCAGCGGCACGGGAGCCTGGAGGAACCCGCTGGCTTCTGGGTGCTCCTCGGCAAAGACAGACGTGTTCGATGCCACACGGGCTCGCGTGGAGCCCAGCTCGGAGGCAGAGCTGTCTGAGGCCACCGAGGGCTGTTTCAGAGGACGCATGTCGTCTGTGCAGAGGTTTGCTCCCCTCCCATGGATATTTCCTTGCCGTGGGACCTAAGCAACTATTACCCGCCACCTTTGCAAACTTTGGCAATGTATATTTTGTCTGCTAGAAACCTCTACTCTTCCCTTGACATGAAATGCATTCCTGACACCTCCTCCCTGTATCGCCACGAATAACCAGCACCCCTCAGACCGGGGATGTGGCTGGATCCTGCCCAGTAATTCCCACcctggggggtgctgggcaggggatggggtgcaTGGGCAGCCCCGGGTGTGAGTTACACCCCAATAAATCGTCTGGGCACATTTTGCTGTGTGGGGAACTTGAAAGGAACCCCCCAGCACAGCAAGGCCCGGCCACGCACCCCCAGCCCCAAGGCCGAGCTGCTTGGGGGGGCTCTCCTGCTGTGAGGGACATCCCTGGGGCCCAGGTTGTGTGCTGGAAGGACACCATGAGATTTCATAAGTGGTAAAATGCCAAAAGCTGAtcttttttcctgcctctgcacaacccacagccagcagcagagctgtgcgCTTTTTGGGTGGATGCTGAGGTGTTTAAGTGTGTGTCCCCACCGTGCATCTGTTGGGGCCGGTGATGTTCAGACACTCGACCCTTCTCATGCTGGGCATCGCTGCCAGGGGGAAGGGCCACACCCCTGCCAGGAGAACGGGAACAGTCCCTGCATCCCAACAGAAAAACTGCCTTGCACTGGAGATGCACGCAGAGCTTCAGCCCTGGTTTGTAAATCAATCCCTTgggcctggagaaggctctgccACTTTCCAGACGAGCAGGTTTGTGGCAGGAGATGAGCTGCGTCCAAAGGGTGGTAGGATCAGAGTCACTCTGGTTTAGCGTTGCTTATTTTCCTGGCACGTGCTGGAAGTGGATGCGGGTTGTGCTCCGCTCTGTCTCCCTGGTCCTGCCCTCATGCCCTTCGGGTTGCTGCTGGCGAGACGCCGGGCTGTGAGCAGAGCTCCGCGTGAGGACAACCTTTCCCCCGCTGTATTTCCAAGACAGATTAAGCAGTAGGCAGAGTAGCCTTAAGCATCCctctaattaaaacaaaatccctCGTGGCCTCTTATATAGAGCGATATTACAGGCTTAAGGGATGTACAAAATGTATATTTATTGATTGGATCAACTGTTGCAGCTCCTTCCATAGAGTTCAGCGAGAGCATCAACAGACGACTGGccaggagggcaggggaggggggttTGGCCGGTGCTTTCACGGCGAGACCATCAATACCTGCCtggtatatatacatatatacagtcATAGATGTAGCTAGGCATCACCCCAGCGCCCATCCCGGGAGCCCCTCGTTTCTGGTCCTGCTTTGCCAGGCTGGTGCTGGCTCTGGCGTGGGACGCCAACGCCAGGCTCCCCCCACCGCCCGTTTGCCGGCTGTGGGTTTGCAGAGTTGTGCCCACGGTGGGTTGTTTCTGGCTGCTTTGCTCCTGCGTCCGCTGGCAATGGCCGGGTTTTTTTGATTGCAGGAGTGCGAGATCGTTTCTGGTAAAGCCTCGGTAGTGATTGAGGGTCGTGGTTTTCAGTGAGAAACAACCACTCGAAAGCTTTTGCAGGCTGAGATTTTGGGCTTAGCAAGTTGCTTCACCACAATCTGAACCCCAAGAAATGTGAGTGTGTAGTGGAATTGTCTGCAGGCCTGGATTAAAACGGTGCTGGCAGATGATGCTGTAACTTCCACAACgtaaacattacagaaaaatagtGTAAATACGGgggattctattttttttttccctcatttttcccCTCACACAGGCCAGGGACTGCTAAAGCTTAAATAAATCACTGCAGAAGTGAGACTGACCTAAATCATTTTACACAGTGGAGACCTTGTCTCCTGCTTTTGGAGCTTCTCGTATTTATGCCGTGCCAGAACAGAGTTGAAGTTGTCTGTACGGCAGTAGCTGCATCCTACGCCCCGGGGAGCTCGGGGGAAGGTGTGAGATCGGCTGGCGTGTGGCAGCAAGGctgctggggagaaaaaaacccaccagctcTCGCGTGCCGGGGGGAACCAGCGGGTATTTTTGGTGCCGTGCTTGGCGCTGGCAGGTTTCTGTGCGGGGCTGCGCTCTGCCCCGCTCTGCTTGCAGCGGGTGGGGTCATGCGTGAGTGCCTAATTAATTCATGCATGAGTGAATGAGTGAACGCAGAAGCTCCCAGTTAATATACATTTGAGCACCCAACGAGTTCATGCATGAGCACCCAATTAGTGCATGCATCAGCACCTAATTACTTTATGCATGAGTGCCCGGGAGGGGCCGAGTGCCACCGCAAAGGTCCCGCATGAGCACGGCGCGACCCTGCCCACAGACTCGCAATTAATTCACGCACGAGTGCAGGCTCAGGCCACGCATGAATGCCCAGTTAGTGGATGCATGAATGCCTAATTACTGTACACATGAGCCCCTAATTAGTGCATGCATGAGCACCCAAGCAGTTCACGCATGACCGCCTGGTTATTTTGCATATGAATGCCCAATTAGCGTGTGCATGACTGCTCCATTATTTCATGC
Above is a genomic segment from Athene noctua chromosome 19, bAthNoc1.hap1.1, whole genome shotgun sequence containing:
- the SRSF1 gene encoding serine/arginine-rich splicing factor 1; this translates as MSGGGVIRGPAGNNDCRIYVGNLPPDIRTKDIEDVFYKYGAIRDIDLKNRRGGPPFAFVEFEDPRDAEDAVYGRDGYDYDGYRLRVEFPRSGRGTGRGGGGGGGGGAPRGRYGPPSRRSEYRVIVSGLPPSGSWQDLKDHMREAGDVCYADVFRDGTGVVEFVRKEDMTYAVRKLDNTKFRSHEGETAYIRVKVDGPRSPSYGRSRSRSRSRSRSRSRSNSRSRSYSPRRSRGSPRYSPRHSRSRSHISEEMD